A region of the Pungitius pungitius chromosome 8, fPunPun2.1, whole genome shotgun sequence genome:
GCAAATGGTGAATGTTTGAGCAATGAAGTAGGTGCGAGGCGGccctgtgggggtgggggagccgAGGCCGTGGCGTCCCGGGCTAAAGCCAGCGTAATAGGATCTCAGTTTCTCAATCCAGATCCAGCTTGTGGTCCTTGTTTGATTTCACTCTCCGAAGGATGCAAAATCGCGGCctgagacacaaaaacaaataggACTATGAAATTGTGGCTTGAATTGCAAAAATAAACACCTTGCACTGGAGACCACGCTTTAGCGCGACAGGTAGAAGAGTCAGAAAGTGATTAAGCGACGCTATTGGTGGAGGACGTAAAGGCCGAGAGGCTCTTCTCAACCGACCTGCCGCTGGCGTCGTGCCGCGTCTCTTCATAACACATCTCTTGCACATTCGCCTCCACCCACCGCCGGATAAGCGGGGGGTGTCTAGGATCCACTTCCAAGTAAACACGTCTGTCGTTcaccagaaaaaaagggggaatgATCACGAACAAGAATTATCAGAAGCAAAAGTGGCATGTGACACAAACGGTTTAACTGgaagtcttttaaaaaaagcttaaCCTATTAAAGAGGCAACATGATACgggtgtttttctctttcttctgacAAGCCACAGCAGGAATTaaacccaggtgtgtgtgtgtgtgtgtggcagtgaaGTTTCTTACCCGTGATTTGATAGAATCTGAGGAGCCAGAGTCAAAATCTGTTTGATGACTTTCAGGCCGTCTGTACCTCCATCTAAAGCAGCATGGTCTTCAAACCTGGACCCGCAGTAATTCATCAAACGTGTTAAATACATCCATTTGATGTCACcatatttccaaaaaaaaatactacagCTTTGGATGAAGTActtcaaaaaacactttttttttgtattgtacaCATTTTCAGAGGTCTGACTTGGTGTTTTTGTTACAGTGATTAAATCTTACTACAAATAATTTTGTTTAatatcaaacaacaacaaaaaacgactGAGAAAAGACCGAGTATACTGAATGTGCTTTAGTCACCGAAATATTTCAGGTTCCAACGTGTTCATATCTTCTGAGAAAAGGTACGGCGGATTACTGACCAAAGTTGAGACATGGTGACAAAGGCTTAACACAGtgtctgcatctgtcaaaacacAAAGCTCAACCTTTTATTATCAGCGATATGTGGGCGTGTATTTATGACTGGAAAGCTTTCACTTACCTTTTATTACATCTAAATGGTAAACCTGTAATCTGTCCTGAAGCCCCAACCTGCACAAAGAAACCCTTTATCAGACGTCATGCACCGGACCCgtgttaaacaaaaacaaaaaaagtagtGCATGACTTTtgccaaaataaaagtaaatgaataaaGAGGTTTACTGCTTACGTGTGAAGCGGAACGCTTACCTGATTGCATTCTCTCCCGTTAAATCCACTGCATCCTGGCTTTGATCCAGAGCGGTGACTTTAAGcttgtaaaaagagaaacaaacaccGCAATTAAAAGTGACAATTACCACCGCGAAAATAACCCATTTCTCTGCAAGAAAGTTGTGCAATCTGTTAACGGTTGcgaaagaaaaatgaacagaCATAGCTGCACTTAATGCGTGTTCGGGTTCTGCAGTGAGCTGAAACAAGGTAGTGTGCTGTGAGAGGTGAAGACATCAGTGTACTGTCCTGCAAAGCTCTTTCACTTAGCCACGTGTATCCATTCTACAGCTGGGACTAATGGGGTTTGTCTTCAATTAACCTACTGATTACTAAGTCATACTATAAAACTATCCTATTAAGCAACACATCAGTTAGCCTGTAAAGAGCCGCAATTGGTACAGGGCCATCACCTGTGGGTAATGTAAGTACCATGTTTTAACGAGGAAATGCCTGGAATTTCAAAATGCTGACAACGACAACGTGTTTTTCACTCAAAATCACGTTTGCCAACCTCAAGGTGTCACTTTTAGAAAAGTTAACACACCATAAACACTAAATGGGGTACATCTATCCCATGCTGAGAGGgtgaaaagtgaaaactttGACTGGAGGAACAGGAATCAGCAGCCATTACACTTACCAAACCTTACCTGGGGTAGACTCTTCAGCAGACTAAGAGAGATGGCACCAGAGCCACATCCCACTTCCAAGCATGTATGCGGGGCCTCAACACCGGCTCCAGGCCCGGGCCTCATCTCCAAATCGGTGAGCACGAGTTCAACCAACTCCTGCACAGACGCACATAGACAAAACACAAGTTCAGGTCATGTGCGAGTGACCGGTGgtatttgactgtgtgtgtgcggctcgATTCTCCTCCCATCGAACCTCGGTTTCGGACCTCGGTATGAACACGGGAGGTCTCATCTTCAACGTCAGATCTCTGAAGTCCCATTCCTCGATCACATACTGCACGGGCATtcttcatcaaacacacacttatgAGAATCCtcagtgaaccccccccccccccccctttgaataCATATTTGTATGGAGATGTAAGCAGAAACCTCATACCTGGATAGGCGTCTGGAGCAGAGGCTCCACATCTGCTCCGTTATTTCTGGGCTTAGAAACTCTGTGAGCTTCCGCCGCTCCAGACTTTCTATCTGGAAACGAGAAAAGTAAGGTATGTTGTTAAATGTTAATTCAAACACATTAC
Encoded here:
- the hemk1 gene encoding MTRF1L release factor glutamine methyltransferase, which encodes MWRISLCAGYRSFECRIVGIKGLWGSRVVRTCSTPAIPTGRITALQAVDLWKNHFAERGVMEPDHSSRHIIAYLLGAKTIESLERRKLTEFLSPEITEQMWSLCSRRLSRMPVQYVIEEWDFRDLTLKMRPPVFIPRSETEELVELVLTDLEMRPGPGAGVEAPHTCLEVGCGSGAISLSLLKSLPQLKVTALDQSQDAVDLTGENAIRLGLQDRLQVYHLDVIKDADTVLSLCHHVSTLVSNPPYLFSEDMNTLEPEIFRFEDHAALDGGTDGLKVIKQILTLAPQILSNHGRVYLEVDPRHPPLIRRWVEANVQEMCYEETRHDASGRPRFCILRRVKSNKDHKLDLD